Part of the Streptomyces sp. NBC_01264 genome, GTCGATGTCGGCCCAGTCCGGCTCGAAGATCTCGACGCCGGTCATGAGCTTGGTGAGCTCGACGGCGTTGGCGTCGGTGGGCTTGACGTCCGTGCGGGACGGGAAGCCGCCGCCGACACCGCTGACCAGCTTCTGGGCGTCCTCGCTGAGCAGGTAGTCGAGGAGCTTCTTGCCGTTCTCGGTGTGCGGGGCCTTGTCGACGAGGCCGGCCGCGTACGGGAGGGAGAAGGTGGTGGGCTTGCCGCCGTCCTTGGCGGGGAACCAGATGCCGAGGTTCGGCATGGACTTGGACTGCGCGAAGTTCATCTGGACGTCGCCGTTGGCGACGAGCAGCTCGCCCTTGTCGGTCTTCGGCGCGAGCTTGCTGGTGGAGGAGGACGGGCCGACGTTGTTGGCCTGGAGCTTCTTCAGGTACTCGTTCGCCTGGTCCTTGCCACCGAAGTCGTGCATCGCCTTGATGAGCACGGCGGTGCCGTCGCCCGCGACGCCCGGGGTGGAGTACTGGAGCTTGCCCTTGTACTTGGCGTCCAGCAGCTCTTCCCAGGTCTTGGGGGCGGCCGGCAGCTCCTTCTTGTTGTAGATGAAGCCGAAGTAGTTGTTGACGACCGAGGTCCACTTGCCCTCGGAGGACTTGTTCGCCCCGTTGACCTTGTCGGCGCCCTGCGGTGTGTAGGCCTGGAGGAGGCCCTTGCCGTCGGCCTGCTGGATGAACGGGGGCAGCGTGATCAGGACGTCGGCCTGCGTGTTGGTCTTCTCGCGGACGGCGCGCTGCACCATCTCCCCCGAGCCGCCCTCGACGTACTTGACCTCGATCCCGGTCTTCTTCGTGAAGTCGGCGAAGACCTTGTCGTACCAGCCGTCGCCCTTGTCGCTCTTGAGGCCGTCGGCGCTGTAGACGGTGACGACCTTCTCGCCGCCGTCCTTGGAGTCGGTGGCGGAGGAGGAACCTCCGCAGGCCGTGAGGCCGGCGGCGAGGGCGAGGCTGCCGGTGACGGCGGCGGTGATGCGGAGGAGTCTGTTGCTGGGCATGGAACTTCCTTACGGCAAAAGGGAGTCAGCAGGGGAATCAGCGGGGACAGCAGGGTCTAGCGGTACGTGGCCCTGGTGCGGACGCGGGAGACGGCCAGCAGGACCAGCAGGGTGGTGGCCATGAGGACCACGGCGACGGCGGATCCGCTGAAGAGCGAGCCGCGGTCGGTGGCGGTGAAGATCCGGACCGGGAGGGGCATCCAGTCCGGCGGGTAGAGCATCATCGTGGCGCTCAGCTCGCCCATGGACAGGGCGAAGCAGAGCCCGGCCGCCGCGGTGAGCGACGGCAGCAGGAGGGGGAGCTTGACCCGCCACAGCACGTACGCGGGGCGGGCGCCCAGGGAGGCCGCCGCCTGCTCGTACGCGGGGTCGAG contains:
- a CDS encoding 2-aminoethylphosphonate ABC transporter substrate-binding protein; this translates as MPSNRLLRITAAVTGSLALAAGLTACGGSSSATDSKDGGEKVVTVYSADGLKSDKGDGWYDKVFADFTKKTGIEVKYVEGGSGEMVQRAVREKTNTQADVLITLPPFIQQADGKGLLQAYTPQGADKVNGANKSSEGKWTSVVNNYFGFIYNKKELPAAPKTWEELLDAKYKGKLQYSTPGVAGDGTAVLIKAMHDFGGKDQANEYLKKLQANNVGPSSSTSKLAPKTDKGELLVANGDVQMNFAQSKSMPNLGIWFPAKDGGKPTTFSLPYAAGLVDKAPHTENGKKLLDYLLSEDAQKLVSGVGGGFPSRTDVKPTDANAVELTKLMTGVEIFEPDWADIDKNLTSYVDAWKSATGS